Part of the Lolium rigidum isolate FL_2022 chromosome 6, APGP_CSIRO_Lrig_0.1, whole genome shotgun sequence genome, CTTTGACGCCCTCTTCCTGAGCAGGAGGAGCCGGTACTTTGCGTACTCGATGAGCGGATCACTCGAGATGAAGGAGATGATGATGAGGGCGCCTattctgatttcctttgtgctgCAGTTGCGCCTCCTTCAGCTGGCGTGGTCTGCTCGCCGAGAATCAGTTGACCAGACGATGTCGTCAACCGTCGTGTCGGAGAGGATTGTGCTGCAGATATGCCTGCCGTTGTACATGCTCGGAGCAGTCGTGGCCGGGATCGTCCATGTAATCAATGTTCGTGCAGCAAGGGAGGACGCACTAGTCGTTCGCATCGGCGGAGAGCCAGCCACGATTTTGGAAGACCTCGTGTCATACGCGGGTCTGATATTAGACGGCTTCCTGCTCCCTCAGGTAATTCTGAACGCATCCTTAGCAGGCTCTGGAGTTAGAGCAATCTCGCCGTGGTTTTACATAGGGTGCACCATGAACCGCGCGATTCCTCATGTGTATGATGTAGTCAGGGGCCAGATCTACGAGCCGAGCATAAACCCCTCCAACATATACGCGAGCCCTCGTAATGACCTCTTCGGTGTCGCGTGGGACATTGTTATACCCTGCGGAGCAGCGTTGTTGGCTGTGCTGTTGTTCTTGCAGCAGCGGCCTCGAGGCGCCACCTCCCTACCTTCACAGAGATCAGGTGGATACGAGTTGGTCTCTAACCTCTAGCTCAAAGAAGGGCAGTTCTTCTTCAGAGAAAATGTACTGCAATATATTGTTAAAGGTCTTGTTCATATGATCCTTCAACATTCTATCGGGAATAAAGCTGGTGTCACCTGTCACCTGCTGTGTGGATCTTCTCATCGTCGGTTTGCTGTTCACACTGAACCTATTCTTTTAAGCAAGAGCGGCCAGTCGAGGTGCTAAACAATTGTCCGGATTCACAGTAAATCAACCTCGATTATTACAACTCATGTTGGAAAATGTCGATGTCATTGCGGGCAGACTGACACTGGTCAAAACTGTCTTGGCGGCGATGCCTGTGTTTCAGCTGATTGCTCTCCTTGTACCTCAATGGTTCCTTCGGAAGCTTCAAAAGATCATCAGGGCATTTCTTTTGCAAAAGATGACGCCACAGGAGGCAAGTGTCCAGTCAATTGGATCACAGTTTGCTCACCAAGGCGTTTTGCTGGACTAGGCATTACCAATCTTGACAGTCACAGTGTGGCGTTGCGTGTTCGATGGCTGTGGCAGCGCTGGACGGATGACTCCAAACCATGGTTTGGGGTGCCGGTTCCTGTCGATGATGTGGTGCGTCAAGTTTTTGACGCGTCGGCGGTGTTCCAGATTGGGGACGGGGCCCACCAGCTTCTGGCACGACTGCTGGCTGTTTGATCGATCTCTTAAAGAACAGCTGCCGGATTTGTTCAAACATTGCATGAAGAggaacctatctataaaagatgcTCTCAACGAacaacgatggataagttattctcGAAAAAAACAACGATGGATAAGGCACTTAAAGAGCAGCCTCTCTTAGCTGGCGATTCTTCAATTCATTGAGCTCTGGGAAAAGTTGCAGGCAGTACAGCTTAATGCCGGAAAAAAAGACAATATTTCATGGCGTTGGACCTTAAATGGTTAACTCTTTATTACCAGCTGCAATTTGAAGGAAGAATCAACTCTGCCTTGCCTAATACTGTCTGGGATTTGGATGCCCTTTTGAAATGCCAGTTCTTTGCATCGCTGAACTGATGTTTAACAGCTGATAACCTTTTCCAGCGAGCGATTCAGTGCAACCCGGTGTGACCATTGCGCAACGTTGAAGCTGAGTTGGCCCTGCACCTATTCGCCTAGTGCACTTGCTCTTTTCAGGTTTTGGCTTTGGTTCTTCATAAGATGGACATAAACCTGCCAGTTCAATTGAAGATAGTACTGATCTGCTTCAGTGGTGGTCAGATCGATCGACCGGAACTTGGAACGCTCTTGTCACTCTTGTTTGGTGGACAATTTGAATAGACAGAAATTATCGCATCTTCTCCAATCTGTTAGAGATGTATAGACCTCTTTCTTGTATATCCCAGAGTATAAGGGGCTTTACTGCACATTGTAACACATGTATATGTACTAGCTCTTGGCGCTATGTGAATACAAGTTACTCAttcacaacatggtatcagagcttaggTTTAGCTCCACTTCCACGTAGCAACTCCGtgctgccgtcgtcgccgccgtcgatctcTCCGGCGAGTTCTCCGGCGATAGTTCCTGCTCCGGCCTGCTCCTACCATGGCCGCCTCCTTCCGCGTCCCGCTCCGGCTGGCCTTGCCTCGGCCAGCTCTGCCTCCGGCCGCCACGGTCGGACCCGCCTCCGGCCGCCTCCACTGCAGCCCGCCCCGGGCTTCCTCCGGCGCGCCGCCTCTGCTCCGCCCCCGGCCGGCGCCACCTCCGGCCGCCCTTGCTGTGGCACGCCCCGGCCGGTGCCCGCTCAGGCCGCCTCGGCTGCGGCCCGCCCCAGCCGCCTCCGCCTTCGGTCGCCTCGCCTCTTACGTGGCCCACCCTAGCCGGCCCCGCCCCAAACGGCCCTGCCCCAGCCGCCTCCGCCTTCGGTCGCCTCTTGCATGGCCCACCCTGGTCGTTGAGCTCGGGCCTCTGCCGGTCGGATCGAGCTCTGCCTGATCCCGATCTAGATCTGGTAAAAAAATTTAAGATAGCGTCCTGCTCATCTGGCTTTGTCAGTATTCCTCGCTGCCTAGTGATCTTTGATGGTACCAACTATGGAGAGTTTTCTGCCTTTATGCGCATTCACATGCGTGGTCTTTGACGGCGGGGTGTTCTTACCGCCGAGGTCTCTTGTCCGCCGCACCCCATTGCTCTTGTGCCTCCTACCCCGCCGCTAGTGCCACATGCCCTTGCTGAGGATGCTACTCAGGCTGCTCAGGATACAACCAAGTCTGCTGAGgttgctgctgatgaggcataggAGTAGCAGGTACTTGCTTATTCAGAGACTCTTGGTTCCTACCGTGATAGTCTGGCTCCTTTTACTCActggtgtgatgaggatgctagGGATGCTGTTGTTCTTTACCAGGGTGTTCAGCCATagtttgcttctgagtttatgggcCTTGCTACTGTCgctgagatgtggtctcaccttcgtcaACGCTATCAGCCTTCTGGGGATTCTATGTAATTATCTGTGTTGTGTCAGGAGCATGATCTTCGGCAGGGTgactctactattgatgagttctacaccatAGTGCGACCATCTGGTGCCAGCTTGACTCCCTTCGCAGCTGTCTGTGGTACTTGCCAGTGTTGTCGGACAGTACGATCAGATGTGGACTTTGagaggatccatgagttcctgtCTAGACTTCGTCCAGAGTTTGAGCCCCGTCGTGCCCAGTTGTTTGCTCGGGGCCGTGTCCCTATCTTAGAGGTGTTGACTGAGCTCCGAGCTGAGGAGACTCATCTGCGTGGTGCTGGTATGCTTGGGACAccttctgttcttgctgctcgagtTCCTGCTGCACCTACACCGCCGCTCTTGCTTACGCCACCTGGTCATGGAGGTCATTCTTCCCGTGCCCTGGGACACCCTCGTTCAGGTCTGTGTGGATATTTTCACAAGCCTAGACACCCAGAGACTGACGGCTTCAAGAAGCGGCGACACTTGCGCACTGGCACGCTCCCCGCCTCTACTGGTCCTTGTGCTCCCTCTTCCATGTACTCCACCACCGTCTTCACCGAGCAGGACATTGCGAGACTTCGGTGCCTTCTTGCCTCCTCTGGCTCTTCTTCGACTCGCACCGCTGCCTCGGTGGCGGCtccttctacacagtcaggtacatctTCGTGGGTTCTGGACTCAGGAGCTTCGTTTCACATGTCTCCTGATTCTtcatgatgtgggcattacccttctggtaaccaacattagactacctccttcggcccaactaggggcccatgaagattgcccaacaaCCATGGTGGGCCTATACGTCGGTTCCAGCAAAGGAGACCTatccgaagaaggattcttgacgaacaaggcaagaagacgttatacaaggaaagattagaatagATCTCTTTGTAACTTAGTTGAGTCTggacagaactctcgggacctggcctgttatataaaggccaggagagggtttGCCAAGACACAACTTCAACACATAGATTCACCGTAAGTCAAGAGCTAGAACCCTAGAATCTTAGCCTCTCTACGAGATAACCACcacagcctatcggctaccccattgtaaccggatatattcgataatcaagatcaaacaagcaggaagtaatggtggttttacctcatcgagggcccagaacctgggtaaatctctctccccgtttgtttggtatccgatgtctcgtgtcagcctgcaggattccgtcaaccctaagcccctcatggtgggcattgccggggagcaccctcatcatttcctctctttcttttcttcgacCTCTTTCTCTTCATGTTAATGTTCTTACTGCCGATGGCAATTCTCTTCCTGTTGCTAGTCGTGAATCTTTCTACTTCCTGTTTTttccgttcctgatgtttctcatgttccccatcttaccatgaacttgttttccGTTGCTCaacttactgattctggttgtcgggtcattcttgatgttgattcttgttctgttcaGGATACTCACACTCGGAAactggttggggctggccctcggtgtcgtgactcccagggactttgggagcttgactggcttAATGTTCCTTCTTCTACCACTTCATCGACTGCACCACgtgtgcttgctgcttccactaccgcctcctttcagcagtggcatcatcgtcttggtcatctttgtggttctcgctTGTCGTCTTTACTTCGTCGAGATCTTCTAgggcctgtctcaggagatgtctccTTTCAGGGTTGTCAAGGTTGTATGCTTGGCAAACAGACTGagttaccttatcctactagCGAGTCTATATCTTAGCGTCCTTTCGATCTGGTTCATTCTGATgtgtggggtccggctccctttgcttcaaaGAGGGGCCAACGCTACTATGTTAtttttatcgatgacttctctcgTCACACCTGGATCtattttatgacttctcgcagcgaggttctctcgatatataagtgttttgctGCCATGAGCAGTACTAAGTTTTCcatgcctattcgtgtgtttcgggcTGACTCCGCTAGTGAGTATATCTCCAGCtgttgcgtggttttcttgctgagcagggcactcttGACCTATTCTCCTGCcctggcgcccatgctcaaaatagcGTGGCTGAGCGCAAAcatcgccacctgcttgagacggctcgtgcgatgatgatcgccgcctctcttcctccttacttctgggctgaggctgtttcTATTTCCACCTATCTGATCAACCTTCAGCCATCCACAGCCCTtcagggtggtattcctcttgagcgtcttaCTGGCAGCTCTCCTGATTATTTGACCCTTCGCTTTTTTGGTtgagtttgctatgttcttcttgctccatGCGAACGCACCAATGTGactgctcagtctgttgagtgtgtctttCTTGGCCACAGTCCTCAGCACAAGGGCTATAAGTGTTGGGATCCAATTGGtcatcggatgcgcatctctcgggaTGTCACTTTTGACAAGTCCCGTCCTTTCTACCAGCGTCCCTCCTCCTCTAACTTCTtgatggatgatatctcttttctcatgttccTTGACTCACCTCCTCCTGTGCCTCACGCCCCTGCTCCGCCGGTTCCCTCGCCACCTTCTACTTCTTCTTCACCCACCAGCTCCCCCTTTCCTCCCTCACCGCCTTCCTCACCCTCCACACCTTCCTCCCCCATGCCCCCTTCCTCGCCTACGGTGATCCCTCCCTACCTGTTTCACTACTCCCGTCGTCCACGTGATGACGATGATGCTCCTCCTGATATGCCCCCCACTTCTGGTGTGATGCCCTCTCCGCCTGAGCCGACTCATAATCgtcgtgctcgtcctcgtccccctcctggttgttattctcccactcactacggtcTTTCTGTTGTCCTTGAGCCGACCTCTTATCGGGATGTTGTtgctcatcctgaatggcagctagcgatggctaAGGAGATTGATGCACTTGAGCGTACTAGCACCtgggatgttgtcactcctcctccctctgttcgtcccatcactTGCAAGTGGTCTACAAGATCAAGACCCGctccgatggttctcttgagcgctacaaggctcgaaTTGTGGCTCGCgactttcagcaggagcatggccgtgactatTTTATGAGATCTTTGCTccagtggctcacatgaccactaTTCGTACTCTttttgctgttgcttctgttcgtcacTGGTCAGTCActcagcttgatgtgcagaatgcttttcttaagtgTGAGTTAcgtgaggaggtatacatgcatCCACCTCCTGGGTACTTATTCCCGATGGCATGGTATGCCGTCTccggcgctctctctatggccttaagcaagcccctcgcgcctggtttGAGCGTTTCACCTCTGTGGTGACCTCTGTTGGTTTTATTCCTAGCGCACATGATCCTACGCTCTTTGTCCACACATCTTCTCGTGGTCCGACTCTCCTTTATGTcaatgacatgatcatcacaggtgACGACCCTGAGTACATTGCTACTTTCTTGGGGTTGAGGTTTCTTCTACCTCCAATGGCTTCTATATCTAccaggagaagtatattcaggacctCACTCGTGCCACTCTGGGTGACGAGCGCCctgtcgagactcctatggagctcaatgtccaTCTCCGtgccactgatggtgatcctctaccGGACCCGATGACATCTCCTATCCGATCCACATTCTAAGTTAGTTCATAtctgctcccactagtgtccactatagtcatctccttcgtGTCCTACACTATCTTCGTGGCACCATCTCCCGTCGTCTCTTATTTCCTAGTtccagctccttacagctccagacctactcagatgctaccTGAGCTAGTGATCCATCGGATCGCAAGTCTCTCTCTGCCTACTATGTCTTTCTTGGTGGGTCactcattgcttggaagaccaagaagcacACCGCAGTATCTCGTTCGAGTAtagaggctgagttgcgagcgatggctctcttgACGACAGAGGTGACTTTGTTACGCTGGTTATTGGAGGACTTTGGTGTTGCTGACTTGCTGCTAACGCACCGACTCCTCTCTTGTCTGACAGTACTGGTGCCATCAGCATTGCGCGTGACccggtgaagcacgagctcaccaagCACATAGGTGTTGATGCCTCCTTTGTACGTGATGTTGTGCAGGATCAGGTTATGGCTCTACAGTATGTGCCTTCCGAGTTACAACTTGCTAACTTCTTCACGAAGGCCAAGACTAAAGCGCAACATGggttctttctctccaaactccaccatgagtttgagagaGGTGTTAGAGATGTACAGTGCCCTTTCTTGTATATCCCCAGTGTATGAAGGGTGTACATGTACTGGTCCTTAGCCCTCTGAAAATACaagttgctcattcacaacacAATCAACACTCTACCTGACTACCCGGGCGGCTTGTTTTTTCTTCAACGCTGTTGACACCGCAGCTGACTGGCACCACACAGGAAGATCACTTCTTCAGCAGTTGGCACACAAACCACGGGAGGCAGATTCGAAATCTGTTTTTCTTTGTTCAGGCTGTCTAAAATAGATTGACCTGCTGTTATTTTCGGGATTGCTTGTCTCTATATTTTCTCCTATGTGTATATCAAAATGCAGTGCTGCCTGCTTCCGTGAAAAGAAAAAGGACACTGTCAAAGAGATAAACTCCGAAGTGCGCGTCGATACCATGGCATGCGTGGTCTGTCTCAATCAGGATCTATAACGTAATGGAACCGCCTGAACTGGACAGTCTTCGGTTACGAGGATACGTCTCTGCCTCTACTGTCCTTGTTTCGTCGTAGTTGCACAGAGGTCACAAAGCTTTTCTCGGGTTACACGATCAGTATTTCTGAACTGgaattctctttttttttttgcgaattgaaCTGGAATTCTCTGTACGCTGGGACATGTGGGTTTTCTTTTTAGATCAATAGGGCCCTAATCAATTGGAGCCCCGGTTCCATTGTAAATGAAACCAGGATATTCAGTACATATGTTGCAGCCATCACACGGCAACGACGTGTGTGGTTGTTGCTCAGCTAAATTGATTTGCCTGTGCCGGGCAGGGCTCCAAGAATAGTTCAGTCAAGGAAAACGATGGAAAGGTTCGCTGACCGTTGACGTTTACTTTGAAAAACCACGATAAGATATTCTGTGGAATCCATTGGCTATTATTATACTAGCTGTTTGATGTCTGCTTGAATCTTCTCTGGCAGGCACTAGTGGCCACAAGTCCACAAGATTTTCCTTGCATTTCCCTCCGTGAAAAGTACATGCATACATGCGACGATCGTTCCTTCCAATCCAGTCTAGATCGGACAGGAGATCAATGGTCGAAGACAAGTCAAGCAATTCGACCTTGCAGCTAGCATTCGCTGATTTCACTCCACTCAGCTACTCTACAATAAACACATCACAGACGCATCCTTTCATCTTCCTCCTTCCAGTTCCAGAGCTCTCAGGAAGCTCAACCAGCCAAAAATGGCGCTACCATCACCGAAGAATACCAACCTTTACGGTTAccacctctgcttccttctcctcgtGTCCACCACCACCCTCTCCACCGCTCTCTCCACCTCATACTCACTCTTCTGCCCTTCCCTGACACCCGCTCAGGACATTCACACAGACCACAACGACACCCTTTCACTCACCCGTTCCTTCCAAATCTCCACTGGTTACTTCCCCtccggcggcgagggaggcctGTTCATCGCTGGTGATGACCTTTACAACAGCTACCGTTCATTTTCCCTTTTCCCCCATGGCGCCTCCCGCACTACCGACCAGGCTCTCCTTCACCTCAGTGCCACCCTCACCATCACCGGCCCCCGCAGTCGACGCACCTACCGGAGTGGTGGACACCGCCATAATTACACCCTCCCCGGGTCTATCTCGTTCATCCTCAACGGCTACTACTCCTCAGTCTCGCTACAGCTCTGCATGGTCGGTGCGGGCACCGAGCAAGCCGATGACGGCTCTCTCAGACACTACCCGgacgtcgctctccgcctccgcgTCCCCGGTCCTCCCAGCCTCACCGACCCCTTCGTGAAAGGCACTCTGGAGGGCTCTAACGACTTCAGCACCATCCACCTCCTCGCGTACGCCGAGGGCGACGACTACAAGTACGGCTCCGAGGGCGCAGACTGCGGCACACCGAGGCAGGAGGCCAGGGGCTCGTTCCAGGCGCTCGGCAGCATCAACTCCGCCTGGTGTGCCCACCTGAAAGAACAGCTCATGACCTCTTACAGGTTGCAGGAGCACGGTGGTGGCACCACGCTCCTGCGGCGGCTTGGCGAGCCCACGACAATGGACGTCAACCAGATGCAGTGCACCGAGGACGGTGGCGTGCGCGCGTACATGGTGTTGTCCAACCGTACCGGGGCCGAGAGGCCCAGATTCTTCTATGGTCAACGACGCTTCTTGATTGACGAGGAGGCAGTGGTGGCCGAGGGGCGCTGGGACCGGGATCAGGGCGTGCTCTGCCTCAGGGCGTGCCGGGTGGTGGGCTCGGCCTCGGCGCCGTCTGCTCTTGCGGTGCAAGAGCATGAGTGCGGGATCGGGATGAGCTTCTGGTTCCCAGCCGTGTGGACGATGCGGGACCGGAGCATCGTGGCAGGGATGCTTTGGAACTCGACACAAGAAGCGACGGGCAACAAGGACGACGCTGGAGTGATAAGAGCGTCCAGCATCGAAGTCGCCGACCACAACCACATGTTCATCCAGGACGACCACAGAAGCAGCAACCTCTCAGATGTGAAGTACACCTACAACGACACGATGCTTGAGGAGGCGAAGAAGCATTATGATCTGAAattcaagaaggagaagatgaaGGGGTCGCACTCGTTCCCGGGTAACTATACTTACCGTGATTTCGAATTCCAGTTCTACGGGCATAGAATGGGGAGTGGACAAGCCTACCCGGTCACAATTGGTTTGGTGATGGTCTACGGAGAGAGGCTGGCTGCGGAAGATTCTTTCACCAAACATGCGGTGGTGGTTCACAAGAAGAATGCTCTGCTGAGCGTCAGCTATGATATACGGTATTCCGCTCCACGGAAGCGTCCTAGGATTACAAATGGCTCGCTCGTGCTTACCCCTGATGAAGAGCAGCGAATCTCAGCAGAGGGTGTTTATGATCCCGAGAGGGGCATCCTGTGCATGGTTGGTTGCCGAGAGCACAATGGCTCCACGGACTGTCAGATACTGGTAACCGTCAAGTTTTCTTCTCTGGATTCCAGGGCGCAGGGGCACGGCAGGGGAGTAATCAGCAGCCTCAGAAAACAGACGGACATTCTTTTCTTCGAGAAGATCGACATCCGTTTGTATGGGATGTTTTCAAACCAACTGTCGGAGGCAGTATCGAGGATCGACTTGGAGAGCATCATGCTGGTGGCTTCCGCAACTCTGTCGTGCGTCTTCA contains:
- the LOC124660888 gene encoding uncharacterized protein LOC124660888, whose amino-acid sequence is MALPSPKNTNLYGYHLCFLLLVSTTTLSTALSTSYSLFCPSLTPAQDIHTDHNDTLSLTRSFQISTGYFPSGGEGGLFIAGDDLYNSYRSFSLFPHGASRTTDQALLHLSATLTITGPRSRRTYRSGGHRHNYTLPGSISFILNGYYSSVSLQLCMVGAGTEQADDGSLRHYPDVALRLRVPGPPSLTDPFVKGTLEGSNDFSTIHLLAYAEGDDYKYGSEGADCGTPRQEARGSFQALGSINSAWCAHLKEQLMTSYRLQEHGGGTTLLRRLGEPTTMDVNQMQCTEDGGVRAYMVLSNRTGAERPRFFYGQRRFLIDEEAVVAEGRWDRDQGVLCLRACRVVGSASAPSALAVQEHECGIGMSFWFPAVWTMRDRSIVAGMLWNSTQEATGNKDDAGVIRASSIEVADHNHMFIQDDHRSSNLSDVKYTYNDTMLEEAKKHYDLKFKKEKMKGSHSFPGNYTYRDFEFQFYGHRMGSGQAYPVTIGLVMVYGERLAAEDSFTKHAVVVHKKNALLSVSYDIRYSAPRKRPRITNGSLVLTPDEEQRISAEGVYDPERGILCMVGCREHNGSTDCQILVTVKFSSLDSRAQGHGRGVISSLRKQTDILFFEKIDIRLYGMFSNQLSEAVSRIDLESIMLVASATLSCVFTVLQIFHTKKNPEAAPATSITMLAILTLGYLTPLVLNFEAMFMSRRSRYFEYAMGGPLELNEVMMRAPILIAFVLQLRLLQLACSGRRKSADQTTSSPVVSERIVLQICLPLYMLGAVLATIIHVINVRSAREDPLVVRIGGESATVWEDLVSYAGLILDGFLLPQVILNASLASPGVRAISPWFYIGCTMNRVMPHVYDVVRGQIYKQSINPSDLYASPRADLFGVAWDIIIPCGAALLVVLLFMQQRLRGAQSLPSQRRSGGYELVSTL